The DNA segment CTGGTGGACCTGCCCGGCTACGGATTCGCCAAGGTCGCCAAGGATCAGAAAATCGATTTCAACGAGGCCGTCGGCGACTACCTTTCCGGGCGTGACAACCTGATGACCGTCTTTGTCCTCATCGACTCCCGCCTGCCCCCGCAGCGCATCGATCTGGATTTCCTCCACTGGCTGGGCGGCTGCAGCGTTCCCTTCTCCCTGATCTTCACCAAGACCGACAAGCAATCCACCGGCAAAACGAAGGCCAGCATCGAAACCTTCCTCCAGGCGACGGATGCATTTCTCCCCGACCGCCCCGGCGTATTCACCAGCTCCACCAAGGACCGTGAAGGACGGATGGAGATCCTCCGCTACATCCGCGCGAGGGTGGAGGCCTGAATTCCCTCACCCGGCTCCAGCCCGATATGGCTCCTCCGGCCAACCGGAACCGCGGAATTCATTCCAATGCCGTTGAGGATTCGCTTCCCAAATTGGGTTGTCACCCGGATGGAGTCATCCGAGCATTCGACTATCAATCGGTCGCGAGGCTTTCTCTGAACACGGATTGCAGGATTGGAAATGCCGGACCGTCCTGATGCTCGCTCCGATCCTTGACGGCATTGGACTTCATTCCGCCCCGGAGAATCTGGAACAGCGGAGCAAAGCGGAATGATTTCCGCAGCTCCGGTCAGGGTAGCTCAGGAAATGAATGATCCTTCGTGACCCCGATCCCTGTGACCCCGGCTCCACTCACTCGAACGCACCCGCCATGAACGTCACGTCCCGGACCTTTGCCCGCGTGAGCGCATCGAGCACATCCACCACGCGTTCGTATTTCGCCTGCTCCTCCGCCTCAATGGTGACCAGAAGGCTCGTTCCCGCGGAATCGGACGCTTGCTTCAACTGAAGCACGCCATCCGCCAGTTCCTTCAGGTCCTTCCGCTCCGGATGATCCTGGGGTTCATCATTCAGATACACCTGCCCATCCTCCGCGATCCGGATGACCACATCATCCGGAAGATTGATCTCCGTAGCTCCACCCGGGAGCTGGGTGTTGAGGGCGTTCTCCATCCGCGCGTTGCCCGCAGCCACCATGAAGAACAGGAGGATGACGAACACCACATCGATCATCGGCGCGATCTGGAAACCAAGCTGGCTTTCTTTCCTCGGAAAACGGCGGCGGATTCTGGATTTCATGGGTCTTGGGATTTGACCAAGACCCACCCTATCGAATTCCTGCAAACGGTCGAGCCACAAATGAAAAACGGCGGAGGTCATGGAACCACCGCCGTTCTCCTTTGAAATGGAATCCTGAAATTACTCGGGGGCACCCGCCTGGAAGGTCACATCCACGATTTTGGCACGGGTGAGGGCGTCCAGAACATCCACCACCCGCTCATACTTGGCGAGTTCGTTGGCATAGACGGTTACCAGGATTTTGGAATTCGCGTTCTCGCTGGCCTGCTTGAGCTGGACCAGGCTTCCGGCAAGTTCCCTGAGATCCTTCGCTTCCGCACTGTCGAGAGGATCATCATTCAGATAAACCTGTCCGTCATCCTCGATCATGATCGTCACCTCGTCCGGCATCTCCGAAGCACCCTCCGGCGGGACGGTTCCGGGGAGCTTGGTGTTGTGGGCGTTCTCCTTCTGCTGGCTGCCGGCGGCAACCATGAAGTAGAGCAGAATCACGAACACCACGTCGATCATCGGCGCGATCTGGAAGCCGAGGTTGACCTCGGCGGAAGCCTTCTTGTGCTTTCGCTTGCTACTCATGACTTCAGCGGTTGGATGCGGAGAAAGCGATGTCGGCGATACCCGCCATACCGATGACGTTCATGATGCGCTGGATCTCCCCTGCGGGAAGACCCTTGTCACCACGGACAACCACCCGCACGGATGTGCCGCGTGTTTCCTGGTTGGATTTGTTGCGGGCTTCCAGGTAGGGAACGAGTTCCTCCCAGTTGTCATAGACCTTGTCATCCACGACCAGCACTCCCTTGTTGGTGCCTTGGTCCCAGCGGACGTTGATGGCCATTTCGCTCTTGGCCATCTCCGGATCCCGCTCCTTCGCGTTCGGAGAAACGGGCAGGGTCAAGCCTTTGTCAACCTTCAGCACCTCGGCCGAAGTGATCACCACGAAGAACACCAGCAACACCAGCAGCACGTCGATCATCGGTGCAATCTGGAATTCCGGTTCCCCGTCTCCTCCTCCTCCTCCTCCGCCCATTTGGTGCTAGTGGTTTGGGTTTTTGTTGATGGTTCTGCGGAAGATCAGCCCTCGGGGGACTCGATCCAGTTTGGCAGCGCGGCGAAGGTTTCCTCCTGGCCCACGTCGGCGTTCTGGAGATACTCGTAAGGAGCGTTGCGGAAGAGACGCTCGGACTCGTCCTGGAGATTGTGGATGGCTCCCTGGAGCTTGTTGCGGAGGAAGTAGAAGGCGCCGAACGCCGGAATCGCGACAAGGAGGCCGGTCGCCG comes from the Luteolibacter sp. SL250 genome and includes:
- the yihA gene encoding ribosome biogenesis GTP-binding protein YihA/YsxC, translated to MKFKSVRFALSAKNAAACPEWEMPEIALIGRSNVGKSTLINLLTSKENLAKVSATPGKTQLLNFFVIDEQWALVDLPGYGFAKVAKDQKIDFNEAVGDYLSGRDNLMTVFVLIDSRLPPQRIDLDFLHWLGGCSVPFSLIFTKTDKQSTGKTKASIETFLQATDAFLPDRPGVFTSSTKDREGRMEILRYIRARVEA
- a CDS encoding biopolymer transporter ExbD, encoding MSSKRKHKKASAEVNLGFQIAPMIDVVFVILLYFMVAAGSQQKENAHNTKLPGTVPPEGASEMPDEVTIMIEDDGQVYLNDDPLDSAEAKDLRELAGSLVQLKQASENANSKILVTVYANELAKYERVVDVLDALTRAKIVDVTFQAGAPE
- a CDS encoding biopolymer transporter ExbD, which translates into the protein MKSRIRRRFPRKESQLGFQIAPMIDVVFVILLFFMVAAGNARMENALNTQLPGGATEINLPDDVVIRIAEDGQVYLNDEPQDHPERKDLKELADGVLQLKQASDSAGTSLLVTIEAEEQAKYERVVDVLDALTRAKVRDVTFMAGAFE
- a CDS encoding biopolymer transporter ExbD, with the protein product MGGGGGGGDGEPEFQIAPMIDVLLVLLVFFVVITSAEVLKVDKGLTLPVSPNAKERDPEMAKSEMAINVRWDQGTNKGVLVVDDKVYDNWEELVPYLEARNKSNQETRGTSVRVVVRGDKGLPAGEIQRIMNVIGMAGIADIAFSASNR